Proteins from a genomic interval of Telopea speciosissima isolate NSW1024214 ecotype Mountain lineage unplaced genomic scaffold, Tspe_v1 Tspe_v1.0695, whole genome shotgun sequence:
- the LOC122648282 gene encoding uncharacterized protein LOC122648282, translating into MKCLVWNVRGMNALTKRLGIKKVCKDHQAKLVCLLETKVKADNCGAIFDNFIPDWKYVHNGEIDNTIRIWLGWDPSCFNVEEIQKTKQFINAKVSIMGTAGSFLCTIVYALNTVAERKDLWEDVGSLASAIATPWAVLGDFNVIRNHNEKIGGDPVRFEAIDDFNTFIEDSGLIDLKWKGEAMTWNNRQSGDARICCKLDRVMVNLAWMDVFRTSEAIFHPPGLSDHSPVVVAVLDEVNFGPKPFRFFEAWIGRARFDDMVRKGWEQPVSLLLNPILRFAARLRNVKKELKKWNKECIGDVFVAVKAARSELYQTQCNLRDHPDDPNLVLLETQAKVKQNRKHILEIKGEGGEIVKDPSQIKDEAVSFYKKLFGSDSVDGGCFPNSVPLQNGLSLSQQGSLIGMVSNKEIME; encoded by the exons ATGAAGTGCTTAGTCTGGAATGTCAGAGGCATGAATGCCTTAACTAAACGgctggggattaagaaggtgtgCAAAGATCATCAGGCTAAATTGGTTTGTCTTCTGGAAACAAAGGTCAAGGCGGATAATTGTGGTGctatttttgataattttattccaGATTGGAAGTATGTGCACAATGGTGAGATTGATAATACTATTCGGATTTGGTTGGGCTGGGATCCGAGTTGttttaatgttgaagaaattcaaaaaactaAGCAGTTTATTAATGCCAAGGTGTCGATTATGGGAACTGCTGGCTCTTTCCTTTGCACTATAGTGTATGCTCTCAATACTGTGGCAGAGCGGAAGGATTTGTGGGAGGATGTGGGAAGTCTTGCTAGTGCTATTGCTACTCCATGGGCTGTCTTAGGGGATTTCAATGTTATTCGGAATCATAATgagaaaattggtggggacCCGGTTCGGTTTGAGGCTATTGATGATTTCAACACTTttattgaagactctgggcTGATTGACTTgaagtggaaaggggaagctatgacTTGGAATAACAGGCAAAGTGGTGATGCTAGAATTTGCTGTAAGCTAGATAGGGTGATGGTAAACTTGGCTTGGATGGATGTTTTCAGAACTTCAGAGGCTATTTTTCACCCTCCTGGTCTCTCTGACCACTCTCCTGTAGTGGTGGCTGTGTTAGATGAGGTTAATTTcggccctaaacctttcaggttttttgaagcttggattGGTAGAGCTAGGTTTGATGATATGGTTCGGAAGGGCTGGGAACAGCCTGTTAGCTTGCTCCTCAATCCCATCCTTAGGTTTGCTGCTcggttaaggaatgttaaaaaaGAGCTAAAAAAGTGGAATAAAgagtgcattggagatgtttttgtTGCGGTAAAGGCTGCACGATCTGAGTTGTACCAAACTCAATGCAATCTTAGGGACCACCCCGATGATCCGAATCTGGTTCTTTTGGAGACTCAAGCTAaggtgaa GCAGAATAGGAAGCATATTCTCGAGATTAAAGGGGAAGGAGGTGAAATTGTTAAGGATCCTAGCCAGATCAAAGATGAAGCTGTCTCTTTCTACAAGAAGTTGTTTGGATCTGATTCGGTGGATGGTGGTTGTTTTCCCAACTCGGTCCCCTTGCAGAATGGCCTATCCCTCTCTCAACAGGGAAGTCTTATTGGTATggtgtccaataaggagattatggag